A genome region from Danio aesculapii chromosome 2, fDanAes4.1, whole genome shotgun sequence includes the following:
- the LOC130214480 gene encoding LOW QUALITY PROTEIN: E3 ubiquitin/ISG15 ligase TRIM25 (The sequence of the model RefSeq protein was modified relative to this genomic sequence to represent the inferred CDS: inserted 2 bases in 1 codon): protein MAESSVSWAQDNFSCSVCLDLLKDPVSIPCGHSYCMSCITDCWNQEDQKRVYSCPQCRQTFSPRPALAKNTMLAEVLEKLQKSKLQAAGPAQSPAASGDVECDVCTGAKNRAVKSCLVCLNSYCRTHFQRHQELNPGNQHQVTEATRRLQEMICPKHEKLLEIFCRTDHCCICYLCLLDEHKTHDTVSAAAQRTEQQSELEETQSSLQQTLQERQKELEELREAVESHKRSTQAAVDHTERIFTQLICWIERSRSELTQMIRDGEKTAVSGAEERLERLEQEINDLRRRNAELEQLSHAEDHIHFLQSFQSLSVXLLDLQTRPALLSTLHLLLINLLNLCLI from the exons ATGGCAGAATCCAGTGTTTCTTGGGCTCAGGATAATTTCAGCTGTTCAGTGTGTCTGGATCTCCTGAAGGATCCAGTCTCCATTCCTTGTGGACACAGTTATTGTATGAGCTGCATCACAGACTGCTGGAATCAGGAGGATCAGAAGAGAGTCTACAGCTGCCCTCAGTGCAGACAGACCTTCAGCCCCAGACCCGCTTTAGCTAAGAACACCATGCTGGCTGAAGTGCTGGAGAAACTGCAGAAGAGCAAACTACAAGCTGCTGGTCCTGCTCAGAGTCCCGCTGCATCTGGAGATGTGGAGTGTGACGTCTGTACTGGAGCCAAAAACAGAGCCGTCAAGTCCTGTCTGGTGTGTCTGAACTCTTACTGTCGGACTCATTTTCAGCGCCATCAAGAACTGAATCCAGGAAATCAACACCAAGTGACTGAAGCCACTCGACGACTGCAGGAGATGATCTGTCCTAAACATGAGAAACTCCTGGAGATCTTCTGCCGCACTGATCACTGCTGTATATGTTATCTGTGTTTGCTCGATGAACACAAAACCCATGACACTGTTTCAGCTGCAGCACAGAGGACTGAACAACAG AGTGAGCTGGAGGAAACCCAGAGCAGTCTCCAGCAGACACTCCAGGAGAGACAGAAGGAGCTGGAGGAGCTGAGAGAGGCTGTGGAGTCTCACAAG cgCTCTACACAGGCCGCAGTGGACCACACCGAGAGGATCTTCACTCAGCTCATCTGCTGGATTGAGAGAAGCCGCTCGGAGCTCACGCAGATGATCAGAGATGGAGAAAAGACTGCAGTGAGTGGAGCTGAAGAACGACTGGAGCGACTGGAGCAGGAGATCAATGATCTGAGGAGGAGAAACGCTGAGCTGGAGCAGCTTTCACACGCAGAAGATCACATCCATTTCCTCCAG AGTTTCCAGTCTCTCTCTGT CCTCCTGGATCTACAGACTCGTCCAGCTTTATTATCAACTCTCCACCTGCTTTTGATCAACTtgctgaatctgtgtctcatctGA
- the LOC130238799 gene encoding ras-related protein Rab-11B-like: protein MPQKLHLTAPQRQQSQMRMRQVELALIMDGECRSAVPQDGVVYMKGAKAWDEDSITVSPEGCYPEAILPMFDCGEPPPFGLLLLSVVLTGDSAVGKSNLLSRFTRNEFNLESKSTIGVEFSTRIIQVDGKTIKAQIWDMSGQERFRTITFSFYRGAVGALLVYDITKHLTYKNMERWIKELRTHADNNIVIMLVGNKSDLQHRRAVPTDKARAFAEKNNLSFIETSALDSTNVEKAFKNILTEIYRIVSQKQVGS from the exons ATGCCTCAGAAATTGCATCTGACAG CTCCTCAAAGGCAACAGTCTCAGATGAGGATGAGGCAGGTGGAACTTGCACTGATAATGGACGGGGAATGCAGGTCCGCAGTGCCACAAGATGGTGTAGTCTACATGAAAGGTGCCAAGGCCTGGGATGAGGATTCCATCACTGTCTCACCCGAGGGGTGTTACCCTGAGGCAATCTTGCCCATG TTTGACTGTGGTGAACCTCCGCCTTTTGGTCTGCTTTTGCTTTCAGTCGTTCTCACCGGAGATTCTGCCGTTGGGAAGAGTAATCTGCTGTCGAGATTCACACGAAACGAGTTTAACCTGGAGAGCAAGAGCACAATAGGAGTGGAGTTCAGCACCAGGATCATTCAGGTGGACGGAAAGACCATAAAAGCACAGATCTGGGACATGTCAGGACAGGAGCGCTTCAGGACCATCACTTTTTC gttttaTCGTGGTGCGGTCGGTGCGCTGCTGGTGTATGACATCACCAAACACCTGACCTATAAGAACATGGAGCGCTGGATTAAAGAGCTGCGAACTCACGCCGACAACAACATCGTCATCATGCTGGTGGGCAATAAGAGCGACCTGCAGCACCGGAGGGCCGTGCCCACTGATAAGGCCCGGGCTTTCGCAG AGAAGAATAACCTGTCATTCATCGAGACGTCAGCTCTGGATTCAACTAATGTTGAAAAGGCCTTCAAAAACATCCTAACAG AAATCTACCGTATCGTATCACAGAAGCAGGTCGGCTCATGA